The DNA window GATCCGCCCGATAGTGCAGACCGCGCGGATCGCCCGCGACCACTGCGCCGCGCTACGCGCCGCACGCGACCGCAACCTGCCCGGGGTGAGCATGTTCGCGCTCACCACCGTGCGCTGGTCTCCGCGCTCGCCGAGGCCGGAATCACCCTCAACCCGATGGTCACGCTGCCCTTCGATGCCCGCGGCTACCTCCCGTCCGGGGTCACCACTCTCGCGAACTTCTCCGCGGGACTCGTCTTCGACGTGCGGCCCTCGACCTCGCCACGCGAACTGCAATCCGAGCTGTCCACGTCAGCGCGGATGGGCAGGCCGGCGGCGAACCTGCTTGTCACGACCGTCAAAGCTCGCCGACGTCTCCGCGAAACCGGTACGCTCGATCACCCACCCGGCCTGCCGTGCGGCGATATCCGGGTCGCCGACCTGCTGCACTCGAGCGTCGGTGTCATCGGCGGGCCCGACAGCCGCTGGCAATTCACCGACGCCGAGCGCGCGACGGTCGTGGGCGCCGCCGACCCGCCATCACCGTCGGGCATCACCGTCACCTCGGCCATGGTGGCCGGCGGCATCATCCTCTCGGCGACCCTGCGCGACGACGTCTTCGAGGCCGACGTGGTCGGCACTGCACTCGATCGTGTCGCGTTCCACGTCGAGCGGCTCGTCGGCGCTCGTCCGCAGTCTGCATGATCATCACCGCGTGATCTGAACCACAAGCGCACCCGGCGTGCATACTTTGGTTAGCCTTTCCTAATGTCACTGGGTTAGGCTGCAGGCTGCATACCCGCCCCGACACCGCTGTGTCACCGCCCGGAAGATTCGCCTGTTGTCCCCGACATCCCTTCCCGCGACCGCACATTCCGCGTCGACGAACCGCACCGCCGTGTCGCTGACCGTGGTCGTCTGCTGCTACACCGACCGGCGCCGGCCGCTGCTCGACCGCGCAATCGCCTCGGCCCGTACGCAACTCGGCAACACCGACCGACTGATCGTCGTCGTCGACCACAACCCGGATCTGCTCGCCGACCTCACCGCCACGTACCGCAGCGCCCCCGAGGTCACCGTGGTGCCCAATGTCGGCGTCCAGGGGTTGTCCGACGCCCGCAACAGTGGAGTCGCCGAAGCCTCCGGTGACGTGGTGGTCTTCGTCGACGACGATGCCGCCCTGCGGCCCGACGCCCTCGAGGCCCTGCGACGCCGCTTCGTCGACGAGGACGTGAGCTGCGTCGGCGGCGCGGTCGAGGCGGAGTGGGCGGCCGGCCGCCCACCCGCCTGGTTCCCCGACGAGTTCGGCTGGGTGGTGGGCTGTGACTACCGCGGCATCGCCGACAACGGTGCCGATATCCGCAATCCGATCGGGGCGGCAATGGCGGTGCGGCGCAACTACATCCACGAGATCGGGGGGTTCTCACCGCATCTCGGCCGGCGCGGAACCTTCCCGGCCGGCTGCGAGGAAACACTGATGGGCATCTCGCTACGCGAGCACCATCCGGGAACCCGGATCGTGCGTGATACCGATTTCGCAGTGCGGCACAGTGTTCCGTCCGACCGCGCCCGGCTTCGCTACTTTCTCCGCCGGTGCTATCAGGAAGGCCGCTCCAAGGCCGTGCTGTCGCGCCTGACGACCACCGGCAACGCACTGGCCAGCGAGCGCCTCTACACCACGCGGGTCCTGCCCAGCGGCGTCTGGCGGCATCGCCGGAAACGGCCGGGTCATCGCCCTGAGCGCCGGATTCCTCGTCACCTGCACCGGATTCGCGGCCGGACGACTCACGGTCGGAAAGGACCTCGCATGAACCGACTGGGCACCCTCATCGGTGCGCGTCAGACCGCACGCATCAGTGCCCTGACGTTGCTGGTGTACTTCGCCGCCGAGTGGGTCGTATCGGCCACCTGGCGTGGACATTACGGCTATCGTGATGTCACCGTCGGACCGCTCGGCGTCCCGTTCTGCGGTCCGAGCGGCACCTGGCCGTGCAGTGCGCTGTCACCGGTGATGAACGTCGCACTGGTCATCACCGGACTCGCGATCGCCGCGCTGGCCTGCGCGTGGATGGCACGGACCCGCACCGCCTGGCCGCATGCGCTCATGCTGGTGATCGCCGGTGCCGGCTTCGCCGCCGCGGGCATCATCACCGAGAAGATCGATTACCCACTGCACTCGCTCACCATGAACGTGTTCGGGGTGCTCGGTGCGCTCGGTTGCGTTCTGATCGGAGTGTCGTCGACGACGCGCCTGCACTCGACGGTGCGTTTGGTCCTGACGGCCGGTGGAATCCTGTCGACCATCGGATACTTCTGCTACACAGCAGGTTTCACCGGCCTGCTCGGGGCGGGCGGAACGCAACGCCTCATCATCTACCCGATCCTCATCGCCCTGCTGATCGCCGGCCTCAGCGGCGGCACCGCCTCCGACCCCGCGGCACCGGCGCCCGGGGACACGTCGCGTGATTCACGTGACGAGCGCACCGTAGCGGCATGAATCCGCGTTCGCTCCGCGACGCGCTACGCATCGCGGTGATCACCGCGATCCTCGCCGCGTCTTCGGCGTGCACCTTCTCCCCCGGCAGCGCCGCGGGAGATCCCTACGGGCCTGCCTTCGTCGACGAATTCGACGGCCCGGCACGGCCGGTCGGACGTCCGTGGGTTCACGACCGGGGTGCGGGGGGCTGGGGTAACAACGAAACCCAGCTCTACACTGACGATCTCGCCAACTCACGGATCGACGGGCAAGGTCATCTGGCGATCACCGCGCGGCGATCGGGGAACACCGTGACCTCGGCGCGGCTCACCACCCACCACACCATGTCAATCACCTACGGTCGGGTCAGTGCCCGGATCTCGATGCCCGCCGGGCAGGGACTGCACTCGGCGTTCTGGATGCTCGGCGACAACGTCGACGACGTCCAATGGCCCACATCCGGCGAGATCGACATCATCGAGACCATCAACCACGGCCGCGCGTACCACACGGGAATCCATCTGCCGCAGGCTTCTTCGGTGCGCGGCCAGACGCTGTCGGCGTCGGCGCCGTTCGGTACGCCGCTGGCCGGACAGTTCCACGTGTACTGGGTGAACAAGACGCCGGGCCGGATCGAAACGGGCATCGACGACCGGACCCTGTTCGTCGCCACGCCGGCCGACCACGCCCCGGACGCGCGCTGGGTCTTCGATCAGCCGTTCCATCTCCTGCTCACACTCGCCGTCGGCGGCAACTGGCCGGGACCGACGGATTCGACCACGCCGGCATCGGCGACCATGCTCATAGATTGGGTTCGGGTGATCAAACTGTGAACGCACCAACTGCTCCGCTGTCCCTCCCGCCGGCGATGCCGATCGACGGCGTTCCCGAATGGACGGGCGCCACCTGGGTCGGGATGCTCGACGTCGGTGCTGTGGGGGCCGGCGCTGACCCGGAGGTCCTGTGTGCCCCCGAGCAGATCGATGGCTATCGCCGGGCGCGGGTGCTGCTGCGTGCCGGTCTCACCCCGCTCGAGTTCGTCGACGTCGAGGTGGTCGACGGAC is part of the Gordonia bronchialis DSM 43247 genome and encodes:
- a CDS encoding glycosyltransferase: MSPTSLPATAHSASTNRTAVSLTVVVCCYTDRRRPLLDRAIASARTQLGNTDRLIVVVDHNPDLLADLTATYRSAPEVTVVPNVGVQGLSDARNSGVAEASGDVVVFVDDDAALRPDALEALRRRFVDEDVSCVGGAVEAEWAAGRPPAWFPDEFGWVVGCDYRGIADNGADIRNPIGAAMAVRRNYIHEIGGFSPHLGRRGTFPAGCEETLMGISLREHHPGTRIVRDTDFAVRHSVPSDRARLRYFLRRCYQEGRSKAVLSRLTTTGNALASERLYTTRVLPSGVWRHRRKRPGHRPERRIPRHLHRIRGRTTHGRKGPRMNRLGTLIGARQTARISALTLLVYFAAEWVVSATWRGHYGYRDVTVGPLGVPFCGPSGTWPCSALSPVMNVALVITGLAIAALACAWMARTRTAWPHALMLVIAGAGFAAAGIITEKIDYPLHSLTMNVFGVLGALGCVLIGVSSTTRLHSTVRLVLTAGGILSTIGYFCYTAGFTGLLGAGGTQRLIIYPILIALLIAGLSGGTASDPAAPAPGDTSRDSRDERTVAA
- a CDS encoding glycoside hydrolase family 16 protein, whose translation is MNPRSLRDALRIAVITAILAASSACTFSPGSAAGDPYGPAFVDEFDGPARPVGRPWVHDRGAGGWGNNETQLYTDDLANSRIDGQGHLAITARRSGNTVTSARLTTHHTMSITYGRVSARISMPAGQGLHSAFWMLGDNVDDVQWPTSGEIDIIETINHGRAYHTGIHLPQASSVRGQTLSASAPFGTPLAGQFHVYWVNKTPGRIETGIDDRTLFVATPADHAPDARWVFDQPFHLLLTLAVGGNWPGPTDSTTPASATMLIDWVRVIKL